Part of the Ornithinimicrobium flavum genome, GGGGTCTCGAGACGGCAGTTGGTGTAGAGCTCCGCCAATCCGGGGGTGGCCGCGACGATCCTGCGCAGGGTCGCCTCGGGCCGGGACCACGCGCCGTCGCGAAAGGCGGCAAGGCCCTGCCGGAGCCCCCCGACCAGGGCTACTGGACGCTGCCAGAGCTCGGCCTCGAGGGCTTCCGGCGCACCCAGCCCTCGCTGCAGCGTGGCGATGGCGAGGTCCTCCGCCTGTTCGCCGACGAGCCCCTCGTACTGCGCGGCATCGACGAGGGCTCGGACGGCCGGGACCAGGGCGACCGGTGGTGCCGGCCCCCGACGCGGCAGGGGACGATGGGTGCGGACGGTCCTCGCCAGGTCGGTGCTGCGGGCCCGGGCGGTCTGAGGCACGAGGAAGGTGGCCACGCCGGGGTCCCGGGCGTGCAGGCCGTGCTCCTGCAGCGCCAGACGGCCGGTGAGGAAGGCCCTCGGTCCCGCCCACAGGGCTGCGGCCACCAGGAGGTCGGACCGGTCCAGGGCACCCCGGTGGGGGACGAGGACTCCCGGGAGGGGTGACTGCCACCGCGTCGCCCTGGCGTGCCGGATCTGACCGACGGTGAACCCCGCCGCGCGCAGCTGGCCCACGGTCGCCAGGCCGCGCTGCGCCGGGAGCTGCGGGAAGGCCGGGGGTGTGCTCATGGCTCCGAGCGTGCCGGATCTGCCGGCGACGCGGAGGTGGCCTGTGGACAAGCGCACGTCCGGGCATGAGGACGAGACGATGCCGGCCCGACGCGGTGACACATGGGTCGTCCTGGGCACATCGGTGCCACCGCATCGCCCTGACGCGGCGTCCGCGACGAGCGCGAGGTCCGACCTGCCGGTCCCGACGTGCCGGTCCGGGGGTGCGGCGCTGCACGCTGTGGTTGAGTGGCCCCGTGGACCTGCCCGTTCTGCCCCCGGTCAGCCCGATGCTGGCCAAACCGGCCTCCGGCCTGCCGGAGGGCTGGCTCTACGACCCGAAGTGGGACGGTTTCCGCTCGATCGTCTTCCGGGACGGGGACGAGGTCGAGCTGGGGTCGCGCAACGAGAAGCCGATGACCCGCTACTTCCCCGAGCTCGTGGCCGCCGTCCGGGCCGAGCTGCCCGAGCGCTGCGTGGTCGACGGGGAGATCGTCGTCGCCAGGGCCGACGGCGAGCGCCTGGACTTCGAGCTGCTGAGCCAGCGGATCCACCCGGCCGACTCGCGCGTCCGGATGCTCGCGGAGACCACGCCGGCCGCCTTCGTCGCCTTCGACCTGCTCGCGCTGGGGGACGAGGACCTCAGGTCGCGGCCGTTCCGCGAGCGCCGGGCCCGGCTCGAGGAGATCCTCCCCGAGCGCTCGGCCGGATCGATCCACCTGTCGCCCCTCACCGCCGACCCCGAGGTCGCCATGCGCTGGTTCACGCAGTTCGAGGGTGCGGGTCTGGACGGCGTCATCGGCAAGGATCCGGAGGCGCCCTACCAGCCGGGTAAGCGGGTGCTCACCAAGCTCAAGCACACGCGCACGGCCGACTGCGTGGTCGCGGGCTACCGCACCCACAAGTCGAGCGACCGGGCGATCGGCTCGCTGCTGCTCGGCCTGTATGACGCGGACGGTCGCCTCGCGCACGTGGGTGTCTCCTCGTCCTTCCCGATGAAACGGCGCCACGAGCTCTTCGAGGAGCTGCAGCCGTGGGTCACCGGGCTCGACGGGCACCCCTGGGACTGGGCCCGTCACCTGGAGGGCGAACGCACCCCCAGCAAGAGCGCGGGGTCCCGCTGGGCCGCCGGCAAGGACCTGTCCTTCACCCCGCTGCGACCGGAGCGGGTGGTGGAGGTCCGCTACGACTACCTGGAGGGCGACCGCTTCCGCCATACCGTCCAGTTCGTGCGCTGGCGCGAGGACCGGGAGCCGGCCAGCTGCACCTACGACCAGCTCGAGACGCCCGTCGACTTCCGGCTCAGCGACGTCCTGGGCGCGCCGGTCACGGGGGAGGAGCGGGGGGTGGAGCGGTCATGAGGTCCTGGGCGCGGGACGCGGGTCCGAGGCAGCCCGCCGCCACCTCGACGGTCACCCGGTCCGCTGGCCGGGCGGTCGCGGTCGGGGCGGGGGTCGCGGCCGGTGCCGCGCTCGGCGGGGCGGTGTCGATGGGTACGGCCACGTACTTCGCCCACCGGATCATCACCCCGGAGCACGAGAAGAAGGACGACACCACGATCCTGGCGGTGGACGAGGAGGCCGGCACCGTCACCCTCCGGGCGACACCATGGACGGTGGCGCCCGGCCGCTACGGGCTCTGGCTCGACGACGGCCGTGGTCATGCCCGGCTGGGGGACGTGGTCGCGACCTCGGAGGACGTGGAGCGGCTGGTCGCCACCGCACCGTCGCCGACCGGGGCCAAGGAGCCACGTCCGGCGCGCCGGGGCACGGTCACCCGCCGGGTGCTCGGCGTGGACGCCGGGGAGCTGGCTCCCGGCCCGGCCCGCTGGAACAAGTACTTCTACCGCGGCACGCCGGAGTCGGCCCTCGGCCTGGAGCAGGAGGACGTGGTCGTCACCTCCGACGTCGGCGACCTGCCCACCTGGCGCGTGCCGGCGGCCCCCGAGCGCGACACGGGTGACTGGGCGATCCTCGTGCACGGCCGCAGCGCCATGCGCGAGGAGACCCTGCGCGCCGTCCCCGTCCTGCACCAACTGGGCTTGACGTGCCTGATCCCGATGTACCGCAACGACATCGGCGCGCCCCCGTCCTCCGACGGGCGCTACTCCCTGGGCCTGTCGGAGTGGCGTGACGTCGACGCGGCCATGCGCTACGCCCTGGCCCACGGGGCGCGCCGGCTGGTGCTGGTGGGATGGTCGATGGGCGGGGCGATCGTGCTGCAGGCCCTCAACCGGTCCGACGTCGCGCACCGGGTGCACCGGGTGGTGCTCAACGGGCCGGTCATCGACTGGGGGCACGTGCTGGCCCACCAGGCCGACCTGCACCTCATACCCCGGCCCATCGACCACCTGGCCCGCGCGGTGATGCGGAGCCCCCTGTCCCAGCACCTGCTCCGCATC contains:
- a CDS encoding alpha/beta hydrolase family protein, yielding MRSWARDAGPRQPAATSTVTRSAGRAVAVGAGVAAGAALGGAVSMGTATYFAHRIITPEHEKKDDTTILAVDEEAGTVTLRATPWTVAPGRYGLWLDDGRGHARLGDVVATSEDVERLVATAPSPTGAKEPRPARRGTVTRRVLGVDAGELAPGPARWNKYFYRGTPESALGLEQEDVVVTSDVGDLPTWRVPAAPERDTGDWAILVHGRSAMREETLRAVPVLHQLGLTCLIPMYRNDIGAPPSSDGRYSLGLSEWRDVDAAMRYALAHGARRLVLVGWSMGGAIVLQALNRSDVAHRVHRVVLNGPVIDWGHVLAHQADLHLIPRPIDHLARAVMRSPLSQHLLRIAEPVDVAATNWVDRADEVSHRIFIIHSATDETVPYGPSQDLARRRPGVVHTFVWPRARHCQEWNTNPSLWEDLVASFLR
- a CDS encoding ATP-dependent DNA ligase yields the protein MDLPVLPPVSPMLAKPASGLPEGWLYDPKWDGFRSIVFRDGDEVELGSRNEKPMTRYFPELVAAVRAELPERCVVDGEIVVARADGERLDFELLSQRIHPADSRVRMLAETTPAAFVAFDLLALGDEDLRSRPFRERRARLEEILPERSAGSIHLSPLTADPEVAMRWFTQFEGAGLDGVIGKDPEAPYQPGKRVLTKLKHTRTADCVVAGYRTHKSSDRAIGSLLLGLYDADGRLAHVGVSSSFPMKRRHELFEELQPWVTGLDGHPWDWARHLEGERTPSKSAGSRWAAGKDLSFTPLRPERVVEVRYDYLEGDRFRHTVQFVRWREDREPASCTYDQLETPVDFRLSDVLGAPVTGEERGVERS